The following proteins are co-located in the Vigna unguiculata cultivar IT97K-499-35 chromosome 9, ASM411807v1, whole genome shotgun sequence genome:
- the LOC114164074 gene encoding aspartate aminotransferase 1 has product MRPPVILKTTSLSDSYSSPCDRRLNTLARHFISALEPMASNDGISASPTAASDSVFNHLVRAPEDPILGVTVAFNKDPSPVKLNLGVGAYRTEEGKPLVLNVVRKVEQQLINDLSRNKEYIPIVGLADFNKLSAKLIFGADSPAIQENRVTTVQCLSGTGSLRVGGEFLAKHYHHRTIYLPTPTWGNHHKVFNLAGLSVKTYRYYAPATRGLDFEGLLEDLGAAPSGSIILLHACAHNPTGVDPTLEQWEQIRQLIRLKALLPFFDSAYQGFASGSLDADAQPVRLFVADGGELLLAQSYAKNLGLYGERVGALSIVCKSPDVASRVESQLKLVIRPMFSSPPIHGASIVAAILKDGDLFNEWTIELKAMADRIISMRQQLFDALQSRGTPGDWSHIIKQIGMFTFTGLNAEQVSFMTNEYHIYMTSDGRISMAGLSSKTVPHLADAIHAAVTGGA; this is encoded by the exons ATGCGCCCACCGGTTATTCTCAAAACTACCTCTCTCTCTGATTCTTATTCCTCTCCCTGTGATCGCAGACTCAACACTCTCGCCAGACATTTCATTAGCGCTCTTGAACCAATGGCTTCTAACGATGGCATCTCCGCTTCGCCAACCGCTGCTTCTGATTCCGTCTTCAACCACCTCGTTCGTGCGCCTGAAGATCCTATCCTCGGG GTAACGGTTGCGTTTAACAAAGATCCAAGTCCAGTTAAGCTCAACTTGGGCGTTGGTGCTTACCGAACTGAG GAAGGAAAACCTCTTGTTTTGAATGTAGTGAGGAAGGTTGAGCAGCAACTCATAAATGACTT GTCACGCAACAAGGAGTATATTCCAATTGTTGGGCTTGctgattttaataaattgagTGCTAAGCTTATTTTTGGGGCTGACAg CCCTGCTATTCAAGAGAACAGGGTTACCACTGTACAATGCTTATCTGGGACTGGTTCATTAAGAGTTGGGGGTGAATTTTTGGCTAAACACTATCACCAT CGGACTATATACTTGCCAACACCAACCTGGGGCAATCACCACAAGGTTTTCAACTTAGCGGGGTTGTCTGTCAAAACATATCGCTACTATGCTCCAGCAACACGGGGGCTTGACTTTGAAG GACTTCTAGAAGATCTTGGTGCTGCTCCATCTGGATCTATTATTTTGCTACATGCATGCGCACATAACCCAACTGGTGTTGATCCAACCCTTGAGCAATGGGAGCAGATTAGGCAGCTAATAAGATTAAAAGCTTTGTTACCTTTCTTTGACAGTGCTTATCAG ggTTTTGCTAGCGGCAGTCTAGATGCAGATGCCCAACCTGTTCGTTTGTTTGTTGCTGATGGGGGTGAATTGCTGCTAGCACAGAGTTATGCAAAGAATCTGGGTCTTTATGGAGAACGTGTTGGAGCCTTAAGCATT GTCTGCAAGTCACCTGATGTTGCAAGCAGGGTTGAGAGCCAGCTGAAACTCGTGATTAGGCCCATGTTCTCGAGTCCTCCCATTCACGGTGCATCCATTGTGGCTGCCATTCTCAAGGACGG AGATTTGTTCAATGAGTGGACTATCGAGTTGAAAGCAATGGCTGATCGAATTATCAGTATGCGCCAGCAACTTTTTGATGCTTTACAGTCCAGAG GAACACCTGGTGATTGGAGtcacattatcaaacaaatTGGCATGTTTACTTTCACAGGATTGAATGCCGAACAAGTTTCCTTCATGACTAATGAGTACCATATATACATGACATCTGATGG GAGGATTAGTATGGCCGGTCTAAGTTCCAAAACAGTCCCACATCTGGCAGATGCGATCCATGCAGCTGTAACCGGCGGTGCCTAA